Within the Telopea speciosissima isolate NSW1024214 ecotype Mountain lineage chromosome 4, Tspe_v1, whole genome shotgun sequence genome, the region AGTAATGGGCTGAATTGCACCATGGGCCTATTTAGGACCTAAAGTAAATAAATAGACTTTGGAAATATCATGAGCTTATGGCTTTCtgtattaaataaaaataaaattaaagatacaatttatatatatggtgtttcctacaccctctcacagggcaaccatgagatgacacctctgccccctgggGTAGATATCTAGGCGTGTTCTCCCATTGGTccagacacttgtgtagagaccatgcaatcAAGTGGAGATCTCTTGCTCATATATGGAAAAAAATCTCTACTAGGTATCTACCCCAgggggcagaggcatcatctcgcgttgccctgtgagagggtgtaggaaacaTCACATCTTCTCCCTCGCACTTAAGTGAGCTGCCCCACGGCAAACTTCTAATGAATCATGGACTTTCTTAaacatttgaaaaaattcaattgATTGATACGAGTTTCTTTTTCTATTACGATGGATCGACAAAAGACTGGCCCAATAGCTACTTCAGCGGCTGCAATAGCTACACTGTGGATGGCAAGGCCAAAGTGAAATAGTGATTCTGACTATCCCTTTGTTGTGGTTTTTTTACCTCTTCAATCATCTGATTAGATTATCATTGTGTGGGATCTCactcatctcacggtgccctatgagagggtgtaggaaacaccaccaagtagagatctttttccatatatatatgaaatcATAAAGTTTAAGGGATCCTAAAATAACCCTTGGAACCATTCACAATAAGTAGGTATATAAACTGGAATGAGAccttaaattataaaaatgcctACGTAGGTGATGAGCCTAGGAGTGAAAGACATTAGCGGGAATTTTTCAGTTCTCTTTGTGGACATCAAGGTGAGTGGAGCTAACAAACTCCACCATTTTCTTATGTATATGAGATATCTGATGGATGATGCATATGATGGTATGTACATAATAATTCCCCTGATAGACATAGTGACATATCAATAGAATTGTTGATGTGTGAAGGTTACACcatgataaaaagaaaaaattatgaaagtattatgaaatgaaaggaaagaaaagatggaaCCTTTGACCCCGTGACTGTCACCCCTTTCCAGTAGGCGGTTAGGCATTGGATGATGTACACAGAGATAGTCTTCCATTCAAGAGTTGACGTTATATTTTCAGAGATTGTCCTCCATTCAGGAATTGACGTTATATTTTTAAAGATGATCCTCTAATCAAGAGTTTATGTTATATTCCAAGTGGGCCAATCGGTGTATCCTCACCTTAGTGTTGCGCTTTTGGCAGATCACAAGTTGACCAGACCTATGATTTTTAGGTTATGTTTATTGTCTTGTGATAATTTAATTTCCCCTAATATATATGAGAAGTACTATGCATTGCTCTATTGCCATTACGATTTACTTCATAGTCAACATAATATGATGCTGATAACTCCACgttatattttctcttttcattcttCGTAATAATTATTCATATATGTTACTTCATGGTGATGGATTCAgattattatcctctctaattcctaaagtgtggcagtgcggcaatgctaggtggagatgtcaacacctgGCAGTTACCGCATCCAACGGTCTGATCTCATTGATATGGACTGTTGGATGCAGCAGCTGCCAAGTATCAACTTCTCCACTTAGCACTGTCGCACTGCCACGCTTTAAggattggagaggataattttcctgatggtttctttcattttcCTCAGTGGGCTAGTTAGTTCAAAGCCGGACATGTCGAGTATTGTTGTGCTTTGATCTAGTATGTAATTTTACTAGGGTACATGGTTTGTAATATTTTGGAACCACTTTGTAATTTGTGTAAATAGGCAAGGATACTCTCTATATAACTCGAACCTAATTGTTCGTAGGTAGTTGTTGCCCGAAAAAAATTGGCTGCAAGCCAGGTTGCAACCATGTTCTTGCTGCCCCCAATCGGAGTCGCAAACTTGGAATAATCCatttcccctttgggttcataaataccctcttcgattttagttttttcaaaatacccttttggatTCCAAATCGGCGCCTACAATTGGGGTAGCAGGAACATAGCTGCAACCcagggaatttttatcacctgtggttcccctgcccggtacagttccctagtgcctctaataaaaggggggtggatcccacccgggcagtgtgttcggtcagggggtggaatggtcatttcagctccccCTAGGAGAGGAGCTGCACAACCGTACAGGTcagcgaacctcaggggataaaggtccgcAACCCAGGTAAATCTTCTCAGAttattatctgctccatttccctgCCCGGTCCATTTCcctaagttcctctaataaggggggcgaaaatgaccaccctaccccctacccgggtggggtccactatCCCCCATCAATCTAGATCCTCTACTACTATGTTGCCCGGCAGGActgtgctgcacagacacaGTAAGGCaggaaatgaccgccttacccctacccgagcgccttgcccgagtgggggtaaggcgatcatttccCACCTTGCAGTGTTTGCGCAGCACGGTCCTGCTgagcagctcgacagtagaggatctggatccccccccctccccctattagagggacttgggaaATGGAGCGTGCAGGAAATGTagcagataattttccaaatCTCCTCATTCCCTGATATTTGAGGTAACTTAACCCCAAGAACGGACCACAGTTCTTACAAGTCAGTGCCCTTCTTAGTATAATCAGACTATAGTGGATTGATGTTAAGAGAACATAGTGGATAAGGAAGGACCGAAGGACATGGACAACGAATGCAAGTAAATGCCAATGCCAATAAGCTCTCTGGCCTGTCAATACTCACCCATTCCTGAGAAAATAATTCTATTTTGGGAAGTGAATGGATGGGTTTAGAGAAACTAAGACTGGTATTGTTCTTGTAATATATGCTGGcaatcttcctctcttcccctgTTCCAGACCATAACCATGGCCATTTGCCCATAATAGCCAGGCCAACGCACCAGGTATTGAGTAGACATTCCACCACATCTTTACTACTATTAACTCTTCCATCCTCACTTCTTTATCCTTATCTTTCGCCTGTGAGGATAACAATTTGAACCCATCCTGTCCCCATTTACCTGTCTACCCATCTCTAACAATCgtcactttttcttcttcttcttcttcttcttcttctcttatttataATCCTGATACtgaaaaggaaaaccaaaaaaaataaaaaagaagaaatttttagCCAAAGCCAAAGAAACAATTGATGGGTTTCTTTAAGAAGACAATTAACACTTTCTTAGGCCGCTCCCACTCCAAGGACTACCCAACAACATCCCACCAACATTGCGGCCATATTCCGCCCAACTCCGGCTGCTTTTGCTTGATCGACGGAGACACCCAGAAGCGACCCAATGTGGTGGAGTCTAACGCCATTAAGTCCACCTCCAACCCCACTTCCGGCAAGAAAGATTCCAGCACCTGTAGCTTCCTCTTCGACAATGCCAGCAATGGGTTTAGTGGGTCATTGCCGTCGTGCACAGAGAGCCTTGGCTTTGAGAGCTCTGACCACCCGATGGAAGAGTCATTGGTGGAGGAGCTGTCGAGGTCCAGGTCGACGACGACGGCACGATCCAGGTGGAAGACGACCGTGGCCAAGGTC harbors:
- the LOC122657642 gene encoding protein FAF-like, chloroplastic; protein product: MGFFKKTINTFLGRSHSKDYPTTSHQHCGHIPPNSGCFCLIDGDTQKRPNVVESNAIKSTSNPTSGKKDSSTCSFLFDNASNGFSGSLPSCTESLGFESSDHPMEESLVEELSRSRSTTTARSRWKTTVAKVRKQDKKFPPPLTSMNQNGQRNFYLKPVRMNGRLELTEVSIRRPEVFRACREDGRLRLTTK